The nucleotide sequence TTTCCCAGTCCCAGGTTCAGGCGGAAGATTCCGGGGCGGTTGAGCTGCGAGAACTCATCGAACCCAGGGTAGTCTTTCACGACAATGGTGGCGTAGGGGAACTGACGCTGCGAAGGGAGATTTCCCTCGGGGTCGTAAATAAAAAAGCTATCGCCCCAGGCAGCTTCTGGTGCACCGCTTTCGCGTGACGCGACCAAGACTCGGGTCCCGGGACACTTCAACTCGATGAACTCTCTGATCGCTTGCGGATCCATCGCGCCTCGCAATTCAAAATGGGGGAATCACTACACATGCGTCATGGAGTCAATCAGGGTGGTCGAGCAGGGCAACAATACCAGAAGCTCAATTCCAGACCAGCTCAAGCCGGTGCAGTGACAACGGAACCAGCCAGCCCCAACATCCTGCTGCGGGCTCTCATGGAAATAAAATGCAAAGATTCTCAGAAAAATGTTGAATATTGTTGATCTGGAATCAATAATATTCAGTTATGAGTCATAAGAAGTGGATTGATCTGCTCGACGACGAAGATCTCGCTTTTCTGAAGCGTTTCGTGCTGGCGTCCGGCTCGTTGAAAGAGCTGGCGAAAGCGTATTCCATTTCTTATCCCACTGTGCGACTCCGTCTGGACCGTCTGATCGCCAAGATTGAGGTCTTTGACAGCCAGTCAAGGATGAGTGACTTCGAGCGAACATTGCGCGGACTTTTGATCGACGGAAAGATCGATCTCAGCACACTGAAGACCCTACTGGCCGCACACGCGAAAGAAAACGAGAAGGGGACGAGTCATGTGTCTACGGATGATGTTAGTCGCGGTGCTTCTGCTGACTTGCCGTAATAATGCCTCTGGTGAGGCCCCGACGGTGGAGCTCACTTTTGCGAGTCTGGAAGAGATGGGTCAGAACGCGGTTTCTTCGGCTGGACCGGCGAGTGAACCGGCCGTCACCGTTCTGGGTAGCGATCAGCTAAGTACAACACGGGTCGCCGTGTGTGAATCGCCCGCTCTTCTCAATCATCGGTACGTCGTGAAAGGGCGAGTCAAGTACGAAGACATCGCCGGGGATGGGTATCTCGAACTGTTGAATGACTTTGGCTCGAACGGAGAGTTCTTTACGCGAACATTGTCTGCGACGGGGCCGATGTCAAAACTGACCGGTACATCGGACTGGCGCGAGTTTGAGCTGCCATTCCATGCCAATCCGGGAATGAAGCCACGCCGACTGACGCTGCGCGTGGTTTTGCCCGGACAAGGGAAAGTCTCCATCACGCAACCACTTACTGTCCTTTCAGGGGGGGCCGGGCCGGGGAGTGGTGGTCGAATCAGCAGGGGGATGGGTGGGGGGAATCGGTGGCATGCTTTTAGGTATCCTTGGTGGTCTGGCGGGACTGTCTGCACGCAGAAAGAGAAACCATGTGACTTTGGGACTATATTCTGCTGCGATCGCGTTTTCGCTGGTCTCACTGATCGCGGGAATCGCTGGTCTTGTGATGCGGCAACCCTTTCACGTTTTCTATCCCCTGTTTTTAATCGGCGGGATTGGAGTGTTCGTAATCGGGCTGAACCTGCGAAATCTCTTCCAGCAGATCCGCTCTGACGAACTTCGGAAGATCCAGGCGGCCGACGCCGTCTGACCTCGCGATGTTTAATTTTGCGTGGACAAGCCTGGCAAGGTCTTCTTCTCAGCGTAGCTCTTTCCCCGCCTCACGCGGAGATGAGGAGATCACGCCATTCCCAGAGGGTCACGCCTGAGTGACGAGGCGCACTGAGTCTGTCGGGTCACGCTCGTAGAGCGGAGCGAGTTTCCCCTTAACGGCGGTTTTTGCCGGCGACTGGCGTTCTAAAAGGGGGATGGCTATTCTCACTCAATCCGTGTTGAAGTGTTCCGGCTGAAAGACAGCTCTTCGGACAGGTAGCACCGCGAGGCGAAGGCGGCCACCGGTTGACACCCTGTTTGGGCCTGATTGTGAAGTACACTTCCACAGGAACGTGATTTTCGTGGCTGATATTGACGCTTGGCGTCTAGAGGTTTTTCGAATCATGTTAACTCACAAGCCCCAGGCCATTTCGGGAGTCAGTCCGGATCACGAAACGGTGATCGAAGAGTTGTATCCGTCGATTGCTCATACTGCTGTGGGCGAACTGATTCATCGGATACTGAATTGCATACCCACTCGCATCTGGGGAATGAAGGTTTCGAACATTCTGTTCGGATTGCCGCTGGCCCCGCTGGCGGCCTTGACCTACTTGTGGATGAAGGTCTTCGGTTCACGTTACGTTTTAACGAACCGAGTCGTAAAACGTGTCAAATCAATCGGTTACCGGCAGTTCGAATCGATTCCCCTTTCGCAGATCGTCAGTGCCACGGTCGAGCCCGAGTCGATGAGAGACTTTTACAAGACGGGCGACATTCGTCTTACCGGTGCCGGAGGCCAGCCACTTCTGGTTCTGGAAGGTGTCCCGCGCCCCGAACGGTTCTGCCAGGTCATTCAGGAGGCCTGTGATGCGAAGCGCCTCGTGGCCAGTTCCCTTGCGCGGATCAATGCACGACATTGAGATCCGCCGCGGTGGTTCGATTTGATCTAAGTGTTTTCCATATTTCTGTTTAGAGTGGACTCACCACCGTCTCTCCGAGAGCGCAAAGAGAACTTTGCCGATTGGAGCGGTTTTCCCAAAAGTTCCGGATGTCAGGTGCCGATATTGTCAGCGAGGGAAGAGTGCGCGTCGGCCTGCGGCGCTCAGTTTTATCCTCGATCTGAATCGTCCAGACGAGGCGACTTGACATTAAGTCTTTCTTGGGTATACAGTTGAGTCTCATCAGCACCATCGAAAACTGTTCGACTGTTCCAAGTCGTCATTCTTCGGGAGACTCAGGTCATGACCAAGAAAGAAATTGTCAAAGAGATCTCAGAAGCCCTGGGGATGACTCAGCTCAAGACGAAAGAGATCGTCCAGAAAACGTTCGATGCGATCGTCAAGACGCTCGTCGCAGACGGGCGAATTGAGCTGCGGAACTTCGGAGTTTTTGAAGTCAAAAAGCGTGCGGCCCGGAAGGCACGGAATCCACGAACTGGCGATAAGGTCTTCGTACCTGAGAAGTTCGTGGTGACGTTCAAGCCAGGCAAAGAGATGGAGGAAAAAGTCCGTCAATTGGAGATGGAGGCTGCGGCCAAAGCGGCCATTGAATCAGCCGACCATCACCAGCTCAACGGAGCGCCCGAACCAGTCACGATCGCCCCGGAACTCCCCACCAGCCTCCCTGAATGATCTCTTCTGCAGTTGCAGTGGCGGTCATCGCGTGGCAGGTGTGAAGTCGGTGTGATCGAGATATCACAAAGGCGTCATACCAGCGGATTGACTGCTGGTCGAAATACGGAAGTATCGATCACGGCACTGCACCTGTGAAAGATCTTATCGCAGACACATTGCGCGAACGAAACCGCCTGCGGGCGGTGGGCACGGAGGCCATCATGCGAAATCGGCTGTACATTGCATTGTTGCTGCTGGGTTGCAGCTTTGGGCAGATCGGCTGCATTGTCCCGATCTATTCGTCATCACCCGATGTTCGTGCCCGTCAGTTGATTTACGCCTCTGAAGGTTATCGGCACATTCCCGAAATCTGGGAACGTATCTGGTCGCTCGATATGCCAGACGTCGCGACTCCCTACCGTACTCACGGTGGTGTGATCTAGTTTTCTGATCAATGCGTTCGCAGATCGTTCCGGTTCGCTCTGGCGGCCCTGTACGGCCTATGATGCGGGTGTGAGATCCGCTGTGAGGAAGCACCTTGCAGCGTGAAGTCTCCATTCGGGTCGTCGTTCGCTTTTGTTCCAGGAAATTCTCGCGCTCGGGGCTGCGTGAATGTCGTCCCGGCGCAAGGGCGTGTACGATACTCACGTAATGACGGACAGGCGGGGTCGAGCAGCCATAGGGGCCGCATTCGACGCGACTGGCCTGCGTCATTCAGAAGAGAATTGCCTCGTGCCGCGCCTCGACGTCCAACTCAATCGAATTCACCTGAAGAATCCTATCCTCGTGGCGTCCGGGACGTTTGGGTACGCACGCGAGATGGTGGCGTATGCTGACTTCTCCCAATTGGGAGGAGTCATTCCTAAAACCGTGACCCCCTTGCCCCGTCCCGGTAACCCGCCGCCGAGAACGGTCGAAACGACCTCCGGTTTGTTGAATTCGATTGGCCTGGACAACGATGGGCTGGATGTCTTCATCGCCAAGCACCTGTCTGCGCTGCTGGAGTTGGGGACTGCGGTGATTGCCAATATCGCCGGGAAGAACACGAGCGAATTCGTCGAAATGGCCCGCAAGCTGAATCAGTTCCCCAAGCTGGCGGCGCTCGAACTGAACATCTCCTGCCCCAATGTCTCGGGGGGCGTCGACTATGGGACTAATCCCGCGATGACTGCTGAAGTGGTCTCGGCGGTCCGTAACGCCTGCGATCTTCCCATCATTGCCAAGCTCACCCCTAACGTGACGAATGTCGTCGAGATTGCTGCTGCCGCGAGCGAAGCAGGGGCAGACGCCCTGTCACTCGTGAACACATTCCAGGGGTTCGCCGTCAACTGGCGGACGCGCCGACCGATTCTGGGAAATGGAATTGGCGGACTCAGCGGTCCCGCGATTAAACCTCTCGCATTACGTGTTGTCTGGCAGGTGGCCCAGGCTGTGAAAACGCCGATTATCGGAATTGGCGGTATCCAGTCGATCGATGATGTCATGGACTTTCTTGTCTGTGGTGCGTCTGCCGTCCAGGTGGGAACCGCAAACTTCTATAACCCGACTCTCGCATCGAATCTGGTGAGCGACCTCGAGTCGATTCTGGAACAGGAAGGGTGTGAATCGGTCAGCGACATAGTCGGAACGGTTCTCCCTTCGAAAGTTGTTCAGATGGCTTCACGGGTTTCGTGCGGCGTCGCGAAGGCAACTTGACCGGTCCGCTCTATTAACCCGGGGCGTCGTTGCTACAATTCCCCTGCGGTTCTCCCTCAATTTTCGCTGCACTGCTTCGTCTCGGATATCCGTTCAGCATGACAGACATCGCTGCCTCGCCGAATCATTCGACTCAACTCCCCGTCCTCTCCAACGGTCCGGCCGCTTCGGATCAGCCGCGAGTCGGGAGCGGGATTGACTATGAACGATTCCTTGACTGCGTTCATTGCGGTCTCTGTACCGCCGCATGTCCTACGTACCTCGAGACCGGGAACGAGAACGATAGTCCTCGCGGCCGTATCTACCTGATGCGAGCGGTGACCGATGGTCGTCTGGAGCTGACAGACACGGTCAAAGGACACCTCGATCTGTGTCTGGATTGCCGAAGTTGCGAGACGGCCTGTCCTTCGGGCGTGCAATACGGCCGGCTGATCGAGCCGTTTCGGGTTGAGATGCAGCAGCATGAAATGGCCCGGGCCGGCAAGAAAGGCTCGCAGGGTGACTGGTTCCAGAAGTGGATTCTGTACGGGCTGTTCCCGTATCCTTCGCGACTACGCTGGGCACTGGCCCCGGCGAAGTTGATGCAGGTTCTGCACCTGGACCAATTTGCAGAGTGGACTGGACTGACGAAACTCTTGCCCGAGCGGTTGCGTCGCATGCAGCGACTGCTTCCCCCCCTGAAACCACGCGAGCCCGGTCTTCCTGAGTTCCTGCCAGCCATTGGTCCGCGACGCGCTCGCGTGGCGCTCTTCACGGGCTGTGTGGCGGATGCCATGTTCCACCATGTGAACTGGGCGACCGCGCGAGTTCTCCAGGCGAATGGGTGTGACGTTGTGATTCCCCGCAGCCAGGCTTGCTGCGGAGCAATCCATTACCACAGCGGAGC is from Schlesneria sp. DSM 10557 and encodes:
- a CDS encoding HU family DNA-binding protein encodes the protein MTKKEIVKEISEALGMTQLKTKEIVQKTFDAIVKTLVADGRIELRNFGVFEVKKRAARKARNPRTGDKVFVPEKFVVTFKPGKEMEEKVRQLEMEAAAKAAIESADHHQLNGAPEPVTIAPELPTSLPE
- a CDS encoding DUF2089 family protein, translating into MSHKKWIDLLDDEDLAFLKRFVLASGSLKELAKAYSISYPTVRLRLDRLIAKIEVFDSQSRMSDFERTLRGLLIDGKIDLSTLKTLLAAHAKENEKGTSHVSTDDVSRGASADLP
- a CDS encoding (Fe-S)-binding protein, translated to MTDIAASPNHSTQLPVLSNGPAASDQPRVGSGIDYERFLDCVHCGLCTAACPTYLETGNENDSPRGRIYLMRAVTDGRLELTDTVKGHLDLCLDCRSCETACPSGVQYGRLIEPFRVEMQQHEMARAGKKGSQGDWFQKWILYGLFPYPSRLRWALAPAKLMQVLHLDQFAEWTGLTKLLPERLRRMQRLLPPLKPREPGLPEFLPAIGPRRARVALFTGCVADAMFHHVNWATARVLQANGCDVVIPRSQACCGAIHYHSGAGQPALDLARTNSGAFSAEDLDAVIVNVAGCGSMLKDYGHVAAEMAPNDPVVAQELNRFVGKVKDISEFLTALGPIAPKGEVRMKATYHDACHLCHAQKIREQPRELLSLVPGLELVPLSESEICCGAAGSYNLTEGEMADQLASRKIKNILATGAETVIMGNAGCSLQIQAALRQAKSPVWVAHPMEILDLSYSRGQQKSN
- a CDS encoding dihydroorotate dehydrogenase, with amino-acid sequence MPRLDVQLNRIHLKNPILVASGTFGYAREMVAYADFSQLGGVIPKTVTPLPRPGNPPPRTVETTSGLLNSIGLDNDGLDVFIAKHLSALLELGTAVIANIAGKNTSEFVEMARKLNQFPKLAALELNISCPNVSGGVDYGTNPAMTAEVVSAVRNACDLPIIAKLTPNVTNVVEIAAAASEAGADALSLVNTFQGFAVNWRTRRPILGNGIGGLSGPAIKPLALRVVWQVAQAVKTPIIGIGGIQSIDDVMDFLVCGASAVQVGTANFYNPTLASNLVSDLESILEQEGCESVSDIVGTVLPSKVVQMASRVSCGVAKAT